tcactctacaggtatgcaaccagtagaagtgattaacaggtaatagacaaacaacctggctcaagccctaacccttgctgttcaaatgagcaatttaaaaaaatctacgttaccgtgtcaagaggaaaacccgcagcgatactaaacacctggtcagaatgatgcacttactgactaaggacaactttcgccagtctaatatacgctagcgtcgctctgacacgcctatttaaatggcctacaattgctcacaagcaataccaaatcaaagctaatctactgataaattccacagctatttaagttacctaagacaaatgttcaatcactctacaggtatgcaaccagtagaagtgattaacaggtaatagacaaacaacctggctcaagccctaacccttgctgttcaaatgagcaatttaaaaaaatctacgttaccgtgtcaagaggaaaacccgcagcgatactaaacacctggtcagaatgatgcacttactgactaaggacaactttcgccagtctaatatacgctagcgtcgctctgacacgcctatttaaatggcctacaattgctcacaagcaataccaaatcaaagctaatctactgataaattccacagctatttaagttacctaagacaaatgttcaatcactctacaggtatgcaaccagtagaagtgattaacaggtaatagacaaacaacctggctcaagccctaacccttgctgttcaaatgagcaatttaaaaaaatctacgttaccgtgtcaagaggaaaacccgcagcgatactaaacacctggtcagaatgatgcacttactgactaaggacaactttcgccagtctaatatacgctagcgtcgctctgacacgcctatttaaatggcctacaattgctcacaagcaataccaaatcaaagctaatctactgataaattccacagctatttaagttacctaagacaaatgttcaatcactctacaggtatgcaaccagtagaagtgattaacaggtaatagacaaacaacctggctcaagccctaacccttgctgttcaaatgagcaatttaaaaaaatctacgttaccgtgtcaagaggaaaacccgcagcgatactaaacacctggtcagaatgatgcacttactgactaaggacaactttcgccagtctaatatacgctagcgtcgctctgacacgcctatttaaatggcctacaattgctcacaagcaataccaaatcaaagctaatctactgataaattccacagctatttaagttacctaagacaaatgttcaatcactctacaggtatgcaaccagtagaagtgattaacaggtaatagacaaacaacctggctcaagccctaacccttgctgttcaaatgagcaatttaaaaaaatctacgttaccgtgtcaagaggaaaacccgcagcgatactaaacacctggtcagaatgatgcacttactgactaaggacaactttcgccagtctaatatacgctagcgtcgctctgacacgcctatttaaatggcctacaattgctcacaagcaataccaaatcaaagctaatctactgataaattccacagctatttaagttacctaagacaaatgttcaatcactctacaggtatgcaaccagtagaagtgattaacaggtaatagacaaacaacctggctcaagccctaacccttgctgttcaaatgagcaatttaaaaaaatctacgttaccgtgtcaagaggaaaacccgcagcgatactaaacacctggtcagaatgatgcacttactgactaaggacaactttcgccagtctaatatacgctagcgtcgctctgacacgcctatttaaatggcctacaattgctcacaagcaataccaaatcaaagctaatctactgataaattccacagctatttaagttacctaagacaaatgttcaatcactctacaggtatgcaaccagtagaagtgattaacaggtaatagacaaacaacctggctcaagccctaacccttgctgttcaaatgagcaatttaaaaaaatctacgttaccgtgtcaagaggaaaacccgcagcgatactaaacacctggtcagaatgatgcacttactgactaaggacaactttcgccagtctaatatacgctagcgtcgctctgacacgcctatttaaatggcctacaattgctcacaagcaataccaaatcaaagctaatctactgataaattccacagctatttaagttacctaagacaaatgttcaatcactctacaggtatgcaaccagtagaagtgattaacaggtaatagacaaacaacctggctcaagccctaacccttgctgttcaaatgagcaatttaaaaaaatctacgttaccgtgtcaagaggaaaacccgcagcgatactaaacacctggtcagaatgatgcacttactgactaaggacaactttcgccagtctaatatacgctagcgtcgctctgacacgcctatttaaatggcctacaattgctcacaagcaataccaaatcaaagctaatctactgataaattccacagctatttaagttacctaagacaaatgttcaatcactctacaggtatgcaaccagtagaagtgattaacaggtaatagacaaacaacctggctcaagccctaacccttgctgttcaaatgagcaatttaaaaaaatctacgttaccgtgtcaagaggaaaacccgcagcgatactaaacacctggtcagaatgatgcacttactgactaaggacaactttcgccagtctaatatacgctagcgtcgctctgacacgcctatttaaatggcctacaattgctcacaagcaataccaaatcaaagctaatctactgataaattccacagctatttaagttacctaagacaaatgttcaatcactctacaggtatgcaaccagtagaagtgattaacaggtaatagacaaacaacctggctcaagccctaacccttgctgttcaaatgagcaatttaaaaaaatctacgttaccgtgtcaagaggaaaacccgcagcgatactaaacacctggtcagaatgatgcacttactgactaaggacaactttcgccagtctaatatacgctagcgtcgctctgacacgcctatttaaatggcctacaattgctcacaagcaataccaaatcaaagctaatctactgataaattccacagctatttaagttacctaagacaaatgttcaatcactctacaggtatgcaaccagtagaagtgattaacaggtaatagacaaacaacctggctcaagccctaacccttgctgttcaaatgagcaatttaaaaaaatctacgttaccgtgtcaagaggaaaacccgcagcgatactaaacacctggtcagaatgatgcacttactgactaaggacaactttcgccagtctaatatacgctagcgtcgctctgacacgcctatttaaatggcctacaattgctcacaagcaataccaaatcaaagctaatctactgataaattccacagctatttaagttacctaagacaaatgttcaatcactctacaggtatgcaaccagtagaagtgattaacaggtaatagacaaacaacctggctcaagccctaacccttgctgttcaaatgagcaatttaaaaaaatctacgttaccgtgtcaagaggaaaacccgcagcgatactaaacacctggtcagaatgatgcacttactgactaaggacaactttcgccagtctaatatacgctagcgtcgctctgacacgcctatttaaatggcctacaattgctcacaagcaataccaaatcaaagctaatctactgataaattccacagctatttaagttacctaagacaaatgttcaatcactctacaggtatgcaaccagtagaagtgattaacaggtaatagttAACTGGCTCATAGTTTGTTAGATTGGACTTTTTTTATAACGATTATCTGCAGCAGCTTGCGATTccatatgcgtgcgtgtgtcctTGGTGATTCACTGTGGGCAGATATGACTGAAATACAGTTTATGTGTAGAGCGGTTTTGGAACAATTTAATTGGCTGGAACAAAATGGGGTTTATCACCCCGGCTGTAGTCCCTGTTTGTAGGTACCTGTTTTCTTAGAGGGGAGGTTTTTGCTTTGCCTCACAGACTTCAGTGGAAAAATGAAGCCTATTTTACATCCTGACCAGGCCTTGTTTGATGAGACACAgctaaatgtgtctgtgtgccttgTAGCAGCTGGGCTCCAGCTCTGATCTTTGAACTCCCCTCCTGGGTCGATTAGACGTCGCGATAGCCCTTCCCCTTAGCCAGGGCTATATTTAGCGTGTATTTGCACACGCACTCAAGAACTAAACCACAAGCTTCCAGAAAGATTGgatgcacagtgtgtgtacgTTTTCTTTTGTTCACTTGTGTGCAGTTTCCAGGGTGAAAATAATgtacacattattatttataataataataataatcgtaatACAGGTCTATTATAGAGAGGAACCAAGGGAAACCAAACATGCCCTAGACTAATGTCTCGAGTTgtagtaatgtagtgtaattcaGGCTTAGTCATGATCTGTGCCGGCTCACATAGGTCCACAGTGTAATATCAGTGGCTAATATAATGTGAAAAAGTCAAAGCTATGGTATAATAGTATAGAATTATTCtgctaataaaaataacaataaaaatcacttcacaggaaaaataaatattgaaaataagtaTCGGCCAACACTAGTTccatttttgtctttgtcttgtttttaataACGGACATTTTGGAGTCCTTTTTATGAGCTGATCACCTTGGAAACAAACTCATCACTCACTTGTCCGGACATCAAAATTAATAGTTAGCTAGCGTTTTGCCAAATGCATAACTTCCTCAGATGTACTCGACATTGCCACAGCGGGCAAACTGCAAGGGGAACAAAGGCTCTGTATCATAGACTTCAGTGGAATAAGCAAAGATGTTGCCCTGCTAACCAAGACGCCAGTGCAAGACTTTAAATACTACAAGTCCCACAATCCCCCGTGGTACTCGGTTGCCGTCCGGGAAGTGGCCGAACGGTCTGTGGAAATGACGCGGCGTGCCTTTAAGAGCGCAGAGCAGGGTGTAAGGTGGGCGTGTTCTCCGCAGATGGGCCCGTTGCCATGGTGGGCTCGGCGGCGATGGGCAGAATCCTGCTGGCGCTGATCGAGGGTGCAGGCATCCTGCTCACCAGATTCGCCTCCTCACAGTTCCCCACCGGTGagtgtgtttttctccttttgcaccattctttgcaaactctagagactagtgtgtgtgagaaaatcccaggagaacagcagtttctgacatactcaaacccccctgtctgccaccaacaatcattccacggtcaaagtcactgagatcacatttttaccccattctgatggttgatgtgaacattaactaagctcctgacccatatctacatgactgtttgcattgcactgctgccacacaattggctgattaggtaatggcattaataagtaggtgtgataaagtaaaaatgttcctaagaaagtgcttggtgagtgtagctttcctcttttttcctgagtttgaaagtgtgtgagcgtgcagtgagtgtgcagtgtgcagcgtGCAGACACAGAGTCCAGCTGTGTTGTGACTAGCGGCCGTTGTCACCTCTCTTTCAGGGGCCCAGTTTGCAGAGGAGCCGGCCCCGATGCCGGCCCCCCCCTTCGGAGAATACAGGCAGTATCAGTGAGGGAGGGGCCGCCCTCACCCACCCCtaggctttttaaaataccTCCACAGATCTGACTCGAAAGAAAATTCTGGAACTTCTTCAGAAGGAACTCTGCAGTGCATCCCAACTTCaaggatttcatttttttactgatagttttttttttttttttctgaaccaTCATTGCCATCTGCCTGTTAAAAAGCCTCACCTGTTGCATGTTCCCCACgatcagtgtgtgaatgttggTGGTCAGCACCGGAATGGAAATGTCGTCAGGGCCCATGCAGTTGGGTGGCATACAGGGGGTTATATTGGGATTTAGGAGACAATGGAACTCTAGTCTTTAACATGCTTCAGTGTCCTGGTGGGATTATTTCAGCTGTCAGCAGGCTGACTTCCGCTTTTACGTATTCTGGAAACGTACAGCTAACCGTTTTTTTAAATCGGTAGCTGTGCGAGATGGCTTAGGAGTTCCGTTGCGTCCTCCATGCTCAATATCACCATTGTACACAGAGATGTGTGGCCCACTTAGATTCCCCGGAGGTCCGCTTACAAGGTAGCCTGTTGACTAGTAGTCACATGACTTGGTCCTGACCAGTGGACAAGCTGGAGAGGTAAACTAGCCTCACACCGATAGGGACTCCAGAGCCTAGCTGGCCTTAACCCCATGGCACACCCACCTTCTGCTAATGTGtgtaaatattgtgtgtgtgtgtgtgtgtgtgtgtgtgtgtgagagagagagagagaaaaggctgtTCACGGAGGTTCAGTTTGTACAGCAATGGAGAGCTGCCACGTCAACTCCTGTACTGCACGTTCCCCCTGACCGTGACcctggaccccaacaccccgCCGTGAAGAAAGCAGACCGCTCcagatcatttatttattctcgtCTCCGTTACTCTCTGTAACGGAGGCCGTCCGTTGGGTGCACTGCGAGGACTGTGAATGACACCAGGACTGTGATCGTGCGCAGGGATGGATCAGTACGACTGAGGACCGCGGCAGTGTACAGCGCAGACCTGCAGTACGAGCTCGGCCGCGACGGGGCTGCTTTCACTGTCGGTTCATGCCACACACAAGATCTGTATGACAGATTGGACAACATTAACAATAAAGTCAAACTAGAAGCGCGATGATTCCCTTGCTCTGTTGTGGGTTATTTACGTGTGTGCATTTAGCAGGCGCTCTTATTGTCGACTTGcatatgtgcatatttattgaAGAAATTCAGGCGCAGTGCCTCGATTAAGGGTACGTCacccagacctgggtcgaatATGCTGAgttttgctgagcttgtctgctctattggaacctatgaaatactctcaaaaaataCAAACCCTGctgtctggtcctcttggttggctcaactgtaCCAGACAAGATCTAGTTCTAGTTCTAATCTAGTTCTCTTGCCATCATATTACCCTATCCCCGACAGTGCGATGTCATATGAAGAGAGTGCTTTAATGTACTACTAGTAATGTACATCAATAACCCCCATGCAATGTTAAATGGTGTCTTGGCAATGTTTGTACTTGTTTATTGTGGCACAATGTGATTTCGGTACATGCACTCAGTGGAAGGGAGATTGGCACACCAGAGGAGGGCTAGCCTTTGGAAAATTGCTCATGAAGTTAAAAACAGAACTTGATACAATCTTGCTCAAAATCTTTGGTTATAGAAAAAACTACTGAATACACACAGTCCACCAAACTGAAACGCCCACAGCCACTTTCCCCTTTGTGTATTAATTTAGGTTATGGTGTTTTTATGGTTCTAGATTTCTGTTCTTTGGCCTAGTTGTGGATATAGTCTGTGGATTTAGCActtgtattttagttttgtgATAGCATAGTTAACTCGCTCTAGCGCTTTAGTAATGTTCCCTGACTTTCACTCACTGGTCTGGGCATGTTGTTAGCAAGGCTGGCTGACCGACTCAGGCTAGCTAGCAGCACTTTGTGGTTGAccatctcatacccagcttatgaccaacttcactagctcaattttcaaggCAATTTTCAAGATTTTATAGTAGGGTGAAGTCACTCatctttttatcatttaaattaaCTTGCAAAGATTACTTTCCGTTACATGACTCAGCAGGTGTTTCCATAGCATTTCATAATGACTAACGTAGTATTTTGGCTAGCTGGGCAATCAATCCAGCATCtcaaatgttgaaaatattaatacataACACGTCACACATCATGAAATACAGTGCTGGGGGAATATTATCTTTTATTTGagtttaaatgacattttttgaCAGCTGGAAAGAGGTTATGTTTAGTACCTTGCATAAGGGTGCGATGGCGGGGCTTTGCATGCGAAGCAAATATAGGACCTCTCCCCGTTTTTGAGGGCCACTGTTAGTCAGGGCTCTTGTCATTGGACtaacgccccccctcccccttcaccaccaccacctcaccTCCCCCCATTCAGCGCCAGTGGTTACAAGACCCAATTCTCTATCCATTTTGCCACGTAGTCACTTCCTCAATGCAAACAAATTCACATCATTTGACTGTAAAATCACTTGAAATACTC
Above is a genomic segment from Conger conger chromosome 10, fConCon1.1, whole genome shotgun sequence containing:
- the LOC133138801 gene encoding mitochondrial import inner membrane translocase subunit Tim17-A-like isoform X1, with the translated sequence MWGGLFSLIDCGLVKVRGKEDPWNSITSGAMTGAILAARNGPVAMVGSAAMGRILLALIEGAGILLTRFASSQFPTGAQFAEEPAPMPAPPFGEYRQYQ